The following coding sequences are from one Mycobacterium bourgelatii window:
- a CDS encoding sodium-dependent bicarbonate transport family permease: MLHEFWENFTHNLFKPLLLFFYFGFLIPILKVRFEFPYVIYQGLTMYLLLAIGWHGGEELAKINPSSIGSIVGFMVLGFVLNFLIGGLAYLLLNRMSAMRRVDKATVAGYYASDSAGTFATCVAFLSSVGIAFNAYMPVMLAIMEIPGCLVALYLVARLRHRGLNEAGLMPGEPGYTLPAAVGLGPGTATRPAPGQSLEGQQERESELAVQERDHTDLGSDLESDLEHVSASRSGTKQRLLSRELLQEVFLNPGLVLLLGGILIGLVSGLQGEKVVHDDDTFFVTAFQGVLALFLLEMGMTASRKLKDLRTAGRGFIFFGLLAPNLFATLGIIVAHCYAALTGTDFKPGTYVLFAVLCGAASYIAVPAVQRLAIPEASPTLPLAASLGLTFSYNVTVGIPLYIEISRLVAQWFHTA; this comes from the coding sequence GTTTGAATTTCCGTACGTTATCTATCAGGGCCTGACCATGTACCTGCTGCTGGCAATCGGCTGGCACGGCGGCGAAGAGTTGGCCAAGATCAATCCGTCCAGCATCGGCAGCATCGTCGGATTCATGGTGTTGGGCTTTGTGTTGAACTTCTTGATCGGCGGCCTCGCCTATCTACTGCTGAATCGCATGAGCGCAATGCGGCGAGTGGACAAGGCCACCGTCGCCGGCTATTACGCGTCAGACTCGGCAGGGACCTTTGCCACCTGTGTGGCATTTCTCAGCAGCGTCGGAATCGCATTCAACGCCTACATGCCGGTGATGTTGGCGATCATGGAGATTCCCGGCTGCTTGGTGGCCCTGTACCTGGTGGCACGGCTACGGCACCGCGGCTTGAACGAGGCAGGGTTGATGCCGGGAGAGCCTGGCTACACCCTGCCCGCCGCGGTGGGCCTCGGGCCCGGCACCGCCACACGCCCCGCGCCGGGGCAGAGCCTGGAGGGCCAGCAGGAGCGGGAGTCGGAGCTTGCGGTGCAAGAGCGCGACCATACCGATCTGGGGTCCGATCTGGAGTCCGATCTGGAGCACGTTTCGGCATCGAGGAGTGGCACCAAGCAGCGCCTGCTGTCACGGGAACTGCTGCAGGAGGTGTTCCTCAACCCCGGTCTGGTCCTCTTGCTCGGCGGCATCCTGATCGGCCTTGTCAGCGGACTGCAGGGCGAGAAGGTCGTCCACGACGACGACACCTTCTTCGTCACCGCTTTCCAGGGCGTGCTCGCCCTGTTCCTGCTCGAAATGGGCATGACGGCATCGCGCAAGTTGAAGGACCTGAGGACGGCCGGCCGCGGTTTCATCTTCTTCGGTCTGCTCGCACCGAATCTCTTTGCAACACTTGGGATCATCGTGGCGCACTGTTATGCCGCGCTGACCGGGACGGACTTCAAGCCGGGCACGTACGTGTTGTTCGCGGTGCTGTGCGGCGCGGCGTCCTACATCGCGGTCCCGGCCGTACAACGGCTTGCGATTCCCGAGGCCAGTCCGACGCTGCCGCTCGCCGCGTCACTGGGCTTGACCTTCTCCTACAACGTGACCGTTGGGATCCCGCTCTACATCGAGATCAGCCGCCTGGTCGCGCAGTGGTTCCACACCGCGTGA
- the hemW gene encoding radical SAM family heme chaperone HemW, with product MTVGQQPGELPALTRSPGRPFGLYVHVPFCITRCGYCDFNTYTPAELGGVNPDAWLDALARELELAAARLQGPTVDTVFVGGGTPSLLGGARLTALLDKVRQNFTLAPDAEITTEANPESTWPEFFEAIRDAGYTRVSLGMQSVVPHVLGVLDRVHTPNRSAAAAREALEIGFEHVSLDLIYGTPGESDDDLLRSVDTAIGTGVDHVSAYALVVEEGTALARRVRQGELTPSDDDVLARRYELVDAQLSAAGMTWYEVSNWSRPGGECRHNLGYWDGGQWWGAGPGAHGYVGTTRWWNVKHPNTYAQLLADAKLPVAGFEELGTDALHTEDVLLRIRLRQGLSWDLLSDAERERATDVIADGLLVSEGDRLVLTDRGRLLADGVVRTLLD from the coding sequence ATGACTGTTGGTCAGCAACCCGGCGAGCTGCCTGCGCTCACGAGGAGTCCCGGGCGGCCGTTCGGGCTCTACGTACACGTCCCGTTCTGCATCACGCGATGCGGCTACTGCGACTTCAACACCTACACACCGGCCGAACTGGGCGGGGTCAACCCCGACGCCTGGCTGGACGCCTTGGCCAGGGAGCTCGAGCTCGCGGCCGCACGGCTGCAGGGCCCGACGGTCGACACCGTCTTCGTCGGCGGTGGGACCCCGTCCCTGTTGGGTGGTGCGCGCCTGACCGCCCTGCTGGACAAGGTGCGCCAGAACTTCACCCTGGCGCCGGATGCCGAGATCACCACCGAGGCCAATCCAGAGTCGACGTGGCCCGAGTTCTTCGAGGCGATTCGCGACGCCGGATACACCCGGGTGTCGTTGGGCATGCAGTCGGTGGTCCCGCACGTGCTGGGCGTGCTCGACCGGGTGCACACACCGAATCGATCGGCGGCGGCCGCCCGCGAGGCACTCGAAATCGGCTTCGAGCACGTCAGCTTGGACCTCATCTACGGCACCCCAGGTGAGTCCGACGACGACCTGCTCCGTTCGGTGGACACGGCGATCGGGACGGGCGTCGACCACGTTTCGGCGTACGCGCTGGTGGTCGAGGAGGGCACGGCCCTGGCCCGCCGGGTGCGTCAAGGCGAGCTGACGCCGTCTGACGACGACGTCCTGGCGCGGCGGTACGAGTTGGTCGACGCACAACTCTCCGCGGCCGGGATGACGTGGTATGAGGTGTCCAATTGGTCGCGGCCCGGCGGGGAATGTCGGCACAACCTCGGTTACTGGGACGGCGGTCAATGGTGGGGCGCCGGGCCGGGCGCGCATGGATACGTCGGCACGACTCGTTGGTGGAACGTCAAGCATCCCAACACTTATGCGCAACTGCTGGCCGACGCGAAACTCCCGGTGGCGGGCTTCGAGGAACTCGGCACCGATGCGCTGCACACCGAAGACGTGTTGCTGAGAATCCGGTTGCGGCAAGGCCTTTCGTGGGACCTGCTCAGCGACGCCGAACGGGAACGGGCCACCGACGTGATAGCCGACGGCCTGCTCGTCTCCGAAGGCGACCGGCTGGTTCTCACCGACCGCGGCCGACTGCTGGCCGATGGGGTCGTGCGCACCCTGCTCGACTAG
- a CDS encoding Ms4527A family Cys-rich leader peptide — protein sequence MARVIAAYSNQRVALVVRRHIDLKRVCSCCCLP from the coding sequence ATGGCACGCGTGATCGCCGCCTATTCGAATCAGCGCGTTGCGCTAGTGGTGCGGCGGCATATCGACCTCAAGCGCGTTTGCAGCTGTTGCTGTCTGCCTTGA
- a CDS encoding nitrite/sulfite reductase: MTTARPAKAPRNEGQWALGNREPLNANEEMKQAGAPLEVRERIESIYAKNGFDSIDKSDLRGRFRWWGLYTQREQGYDGSWTGDENTDKIEAKYFMMRVRCDGGALSAAALRTLGQISTEFARDTADISDRQNIQYHWIEVENVPEIWRRLDEVGLRTTEACGDCPRVVLGSPLAGESLDEVLDPTWAIDEIVRRYIGAPEFADLPRKYKTAISGLQDVVHEVNDIAFIGVNHPEHGPGLDLWVGGGLSTNPMLGQRVGAWVPLEEVPEVWAAVTSVFRDYGYRRLRAKARLKFLIKDWGVEKFRKVLETEYLKRPLIDGPAPEPPKHPIDHVGVQRTKNGLNAVGASPIAGRVSGTILTAVADLAERAGSDRIRFTPYQKLVILDVPDDKLDETIAGLEKLDLQTRPSQWRRNLMACTGIEYCKLSFAETRVRAQSLAPELEARLEDINSQLDVPITININGCPNSCARIQVADIGFKGQMVDDGDGNSVEGFQVHLGGSLGLDSGFGRKLRQHKVTSDELGDYIDRVTRNFLKHRNEGERFAQWALRAEEDDLR, from the coding sequence ATGACCACCGCACGTCCCGCCAAGGCTCCCCGTAATGAGGGCCAGTGGGCGCTGGGCAATCGCGAGCCGCTCAATGCCAACGAGGAGATGAAGCAGGCCGGCGCCCCGCTCGAGGTACGAGAGCGCATCGAGAGCATCTACGCCAAGAACGGGTTCGACAGCATCGACAAGAGCGACCTGCGCGGCCGTTTCCGTTGGTGGGGCCTCTACACCCAGCGCGAACAGGGCTACGACGGCTCGTGGACCGGTGACGAGAACACCGACAAGATCGAAGCCAAGTACTTCATGATGCGCGTGCGCTGCGACGGAGGCGCGCTTTCGGCGGCAGCGCTGCGCACGCTAGGCCAGATCTCGACGGAGTTCGCGCGCGACACCGCAGACATCTCCGACCGGCAGAACATCCAGTACCACTGGATCGAGGTGGAGAACGTCCCGGAGATCTGGCGGCGGCTCGACGAGGTCGGGCTGCGGACCACCGAAGCCTGCGGCGACTGCCCGCGTGTGGTGCTGGGCTCGCCGTTGGCAGGCGAGTCGCTGGACGAGGTGCTGGACCCGACCTGGGCGATCGACGAGATCGTGCGCCGCTACATCGGCGCGCCGGAGTTCGCCGACCTGCCCCGCAAGTACAAGACCGCGATCTCCGGTCTGCAGGACGTCGTGCACGAGGTCAACGACATCGCGTTCATCGGCGTCAACCATCCCGAGCACGGACCGGGACTGGACCTGTGGGTCGGTGGCGGGCTGTCGACCAACCCGATGCTCGGCCAGCGGGTCGGCGCGTGGGTGCCGCTGGAAGAGGTCCCCGAGGTGTGGGCCGCGGTGACCTCGGTCTTCCGCGATTACGGCTACCGGCGACTGCGCGCCAAGGCGCGGTTGAAGTTCCTGATCAAGGACTGGGGTGTAGAGAAATTTAGGAAAGTCCTCGAAACCGAGTACCTCAAGCGTCCGCTGATCGACGGTCCGGCGCCCGAGCCGCCCAAGCACCCGATCGACCACGTGGGCGTGCAGCGGACCAAGAACGGGCTCAACGCCGTCGGCGCTTCGCCGATCGCGGGACGGGTTTCGGGCACGATTCTGACGGCGGTGGCCGACCTGGCCGAGCGGGCCGGTTCGGACCGGATCCGCTTCACCCCCTACCAGAAGCTGGTCATCCTCGACGTTCCGGATGACAAGCTCGACGAGACGATCGCCGGCCTGGAAAAGCTGGACCTGCAGACGCGCCCGTCCCAATGGCGCCGAAACCTGATGGCGTGCACCGGCATTGAATACTGCAAGCTGTCCTTCGCCGAAACCCGAGTTCGGGCACAGTCTTTGGCGCCCGAATTGGAAGCGCGGCTGGAAGACATCAACTCTCAGCTCGACGTACCGATCACCATCAACATCAACGGGTGCCCCAACTCGTGTGCCCGAATCCAGGTGGCCGACATCGGGTTCAAGGGGCAGATGGTCGACGACGGCGACGGCAACTCGGTTGAGGGCTTCCAGGTCCATCTCGGCGGCAGCCTCGGCCTGGACAGCGGCTTCGGCCGCAAACTGCGCCAACACAAGGTCACCAGCGACGAACTGGGCGACTACATCGACCGGGTGACCCGCAACTTCCTCAAGCATCGCAATGAGGGTGAACGCTTCGCGCAGTGGGCACTTCGGGCCGAGGAGGACGACCTGCGATGA
- a CDS encoding phosphoadenylyl-sulfate reductase: MSQAAKPTETELRELAARGAAELEGADATDLLRWTEENFGGVNGPRGWATCNYVVASNMQDAVLVDLAAKVRPGVPVLFLDTGYHFVETIGTRDAIESVYDVRVLNVTADHTVAEQDELLGKDLFARDPGECCRLRKVVPLGKTLRNYSAWVTGLRRVDAPTRANAPLISFDEAFKLVKINPLAAWTDDDMQDYINKNDVLVNPLVHEGYPSIGCAPCTAKPVDGADPRSGRWQGLAKTECGLHAS; the protein is encoded by the coding sequence ATGAGCCAGGCGGCGAAGCCCACTGAAACGGAGTTGCGCGAACTGGCGGCCCGAGGCGCGGCCGAGCTAGAGGGAGCGGACGCCACCGACCTGTTGCGGTGGACCGAGGAGAACTTCGGCGGTGTCAACGGCCCTCGCGGCTGGGCGACGTGCAACTACGTCGTGGCATCCAATATGCAGGACGCGGTGCTGGTGGATCTGGCCGCCAAGGTGCGGCCCGGCGTGCCGGTGCTGTTTCTCGACACCGGCTACCACTTCGTGGAGACGATCGGCACCCGCGACGCGATCGAATCCGTTTACGACGTCAGGGTTCTCAACGTCACTGCCGACCACACTGTGGCCGAACAAGACGAACTGCTGGGCAAGGATCTGTTTGCCCGCGATCCCGGTGAATGCTGCCGGCTGCGCAAAGTCGTGCCGCTGGGCAAGACGCTGCGCAACTACTCCGCCTGGGTGACCGGGCTGCGCCGCGTGGACGCACCGACCCGCGCCAACGCACCGCTGATCAGCTTCGACGAGGCCTTCAAGCTGGTGAAGATCAACCCGCTGGCGGCGTGGACGGACGACGACATGCAGGACTACATCAACAAGAACGATGTGCTGGTGAATCCGCTTGTCCATGAGGGCTATCCGTCGATCGGTTGCGCACCGTGCACCGCCAAGCCCGTCGACGGTGCCGACCCGCGCAGCGGACGCTGGCAGGGATTGGCCAAGACCGAATGCGGGCTGCACGCGTCGTGA
- a CDS encoding sirohydrochlorin chelatase, protein MRRSGAIRPTLLLAAHGSADPRSAANARAVAGRLARVRPGLDVRLAFCELNAPSLVDVLTELSGPAIVTPFLLANAYHASVDIPQQIASCGLAQRGLQVRQAEVLGEDDRLVSVLRQRVRELGFSRHDESLGVLVAAIGSSNPVANAHTAAVARKVLAGTRWAAATTAFATRPEPTFADAVRRLRRRGARRVVIAPWFLAPGRLPDRVERFARESGIAMSAPLGAHPLVAATLLDRFDQTAAEGMAA, encoded by the coding sequence ATGAGAAGGAGCGGCGCCATCAGGCCGACCCTTCTGCTGGCCGCGCACGGAAGCGCGGATCCCCGGTCGGCGGCCAATGCCAGGGCGGTCGCGGGGCGGTTGGCGCGCGTGCGGCCCGGACTGGACGTCCGCCTTGCCTTCTGCGAATTGAATGCGCCGAGCCTGGTCGACGTGCTGACGGAACTGTCCGGCCCCGCGATCGTCACGCCATTCCTGCTGGCCAACGCCTACCACGCGAGCGTGGACATCCCGCAGCAGATCGCCAGCTGCGGCCTCGCCCAGCGAGGGCTACAGGTGCGCCAAGCCGAGGTGCTCGGTGAGGACGACCGGCTGGTGTCAGTGCTGCGTCAGCGGGTCCGCGAGCTCGGATTTTCCCGGCACGACGAGTCCCTTGGCGTGCTGGTCGCGGCGATCGGATCGTCTAATCCCGTCGCCAACGCGCACACCGCCGCGGTGGCGCGGAAGGTGCTGGCGGGAACCCGGTGGGCGGCAGCCACGACCGCGTTCGCCACCCGGCCGGAGCCAACCTTCGCCGACGCCGTCCGACGGTTGCGGCGACGCGGTGCCCGGCGGGTGGTGATCGCGCCATGGTTCCTGGCGCCCGGGCGGCTCCCCGACCGGGTAGAACGCTTCGCGCGCGAGTCCGGCATCGCCATGTCGGCGCCGCTGGGCGCGCACCCGCTGGTGGCGGCGACCCTGCTGGATCGCTTTGACCAAACCGCGGCGGAGGGCATGGCCGCCTGA
- a CDS encoding DUF6480 family protein, translating into MTALPPDPDPSRTPGLEAGGGVAPGSTPPDSAQTSGVSEPQTNPKRRMTPIAIVSIIGLVIFVLLFVAVAVGIILF; encoded by the coding sequence ATGACCGCACTTCCACCAGACCCCGACCCGTCAAGAACTCCGGGCCTTGAGGCCGGCGGAGGTGTCGCGCCGGGTTCCACTCCCCCAGACTCGGCGCAAACCTCCGGTGTCTCTGAGCCTCAGACGAATCCGAAACGACGAATGACGCCTATAGCCATCGTCAGTATTATCGGCCTCGTTATTTTTGTTTTGCTGTTTGTGGCGGTCGCTGTCGGAATTATCTTGTTCTGA